In Kaistella sp. 97-N-M2, the sequence TGCGCGAAGCGATGGATTCGGTTTTGCATCAAACATTTCCGGACTTCGAATTCATCATAATCGATGATGCTTCCACGGACCGCACTGCTTCGATACTTTCGGTTTATCAAAACAAAGATTCGCGGGTTAAAATCATTCAAAAAGAAAAAAATAAAGGCGTCGCCGGTTTTATCGAAAATCTGAATTTCGGTTTAGCACAGGCCAAAGGAAAGTATATCGCCAGGATGGATGCCGACGATATCTGCGATTTGCAGCGATTGGAAAAACAGGTTACTTTTCTGGAGGAGCACACCGATATTTTTATTGTGGGAAGCAATATGCAGTGCATTGACGAAAATGATTCTCCGCTTCACCAAATGGAAGCCCCGCTGAAAAATAACAAAATCAAGGAAAAAATGTTCCGCCGGATTTCTATGTTTCATCCCACGATTATGTTTAGAAATACCGGAATACAATACCGCGAAAAAATGCGCTATTGTGAAGATTACGATCTTTATTTCAGACTGATGACGCAGGATTTAAAGTTTGCCAACTTAAATGAAACCCTTTTACAATACCGAATTCTGAAAACGTCCATTTCGCGAAAAGACGACAAGTTTATTCGCTGGATCTTCACAGAAAAAGCACGGCAGTTTTTCGTGGAAAGAACAAAAGACGGTCGCGATTCCTACGATTCTTTTGAACCTTCCTCTTATGTAAAAATTTTGGATAAAGACTTTAAAAACTCCAGAGAAGAACTTGTTTTCGCCCTCCGAACCGCTTTAAAATTCACCTGTAAAATGGAGGCAGATAAGCTTTTAAGTAAAGCAGAACAGGATTTTGGAGACGATAACATATTTAAATTTTTCAGAATTTTAAGTAAACTTCCGGCCTTTTTCGCCAAATGTTATTTTAAATTAAGTCCCGTTTCATGCAGCTGATCATCAAATCCTTTAACCGCCCTTTTTACCTGGACCGTTGTTTGCGAAGCATCGAAAAGTTCGTTTCGGGTAAGTTCCAAATCCTTATTCTGGATGACGGTACGCCGGACAAATATTTGGCGAAGATAAAAAAAGCTCATCCGCACGCTACCATTTTAACTTCTGAAAATTACAGGACCAAAACGGCGGCCATTGCAGAAAATATTCAGTCCGGAAAAGAGATCGACGGCTTTCAAATTCCTGCCAAACTCTGGTATAACGCGGTAGATGACGCGGAAGATTACGTTCTCGTGACGGAAGACGATGTTTGGTTTACGCAGCCCGTCAATCTATCCGAAATTAAAAAAGACATGGCAAATCACCACATTTCCTTACTGAAATTGGGCTGGCTCGGAAATAAAGAAGAAGAGGAACACGTAAAAATGAGCCCGATCACAAACCACATCGATCGGCTTCGCCCGAAAAAACTATTTACCGGAAGGAAATGGGTCATGGATTGTCTGATGTATAACAGGTTTAAAATTTTCACCATTTTGTACAAATTAGGTTTTGTGGATAACAACACGCGCAACAGTTACTGGTCGTTAAACTCCATCGCCATGGGCATTTACGACAAGAAATACTGGCTGCACATTTGGAAAGATTCTCAGGATGAGGTCGACGAAAAAGCGCAGTTGCGAAACGCCGCAGTGTATTATCATAAAAATAAATCCAATCCCAATTTTATTGCAAGAACGGCGACAGAATTTTTAAAAACGACATTTCAATCATCTGCCACAAATTCTTATCACAAATACGAAATCGCGTTTGATGTCAATTATTTTAATCATCTGATAAACGAAGCCTGGCTTTTGGGTACTTTTGATGCCATGCAGAATTTCCCAAACGACTTCGCTACGGAATATTTTTCTAAATTTATCGAAGACAAGATGAACGTCTCCGATTTTGAAAAATGGGTGGAGAAGTTTAAGGATCAATACCGAAATTTGGGCGCAATGGTCGCCAGTTAAGCCGCTGTCTTCTGAATTTCCTCTACACTATGCCGAAACCGATGCAGTCGCAAAAAATAAAAATAAT encodes:
- a CDS encoding glycosyltransferase, translated to MSVYNGEKYLREAMDSVLHQTFPDFEFIIIDDASTDRTASILSVYQNKDSRVKIIQKEKNKGVAGFIENLNFGLAQAKGKYIARMDADDICDLQRLEKQVTFLEEHTDIFIVGSNMQCIDENDSPLHQMEAPLKNNKIKEKMFRRISMFHPTIMFRNTGIQYREKMRYCEDYDLYFRLMTQDLKFANLNETLLQYRILKTSISRKDDKFIRWIFTEKARQFFVERTKDGRDSYDSFEPSSYVKILDKDFKNSREELVFALRTALKFTCKMEADKLLSKAEQDFGDDNIFKFFRILSKLPAFFAKCYFKLSPVSCS
- a CDS encoding glycosyltransferase family 2 protein, whose protein sequence is MQLIIKSFNRPFYLDRCLRSIEKFVSGKFQILILDDGTPDKYLAKIKKAHPHATILTSENYRTKTAAIAENIQSGKEIDGFQIPAKLWYNAVDDAEDYVLVTEDDVWFTQPVNLSEIKKDMANHHISLLKLGWLGNKEEEEHVKMSPITNHIDRLRPKKLFTGRKWVMDCLMYNRFKIFTILYKLGFVDNNTRNSYWSLNSIAMGIYDKKYWLHIWKDSQDEVDEKAQLRNAAVYYHKNKSNPNFIARTATEFLKTTFQSSATNSYHKYEIAFDVNYFNHLINEAWLLGTFDAMQNFPNDFATEYFSKFIEDKMNVSDFEKWVEKFKDQYRNLGAMVAS